In Bacillus sp. S3, the sequence GTCGATCGAAATGGCCAGGTGATAAAACGCTATGCCCCGACGATCGAGCCACGCAGAATTGAAGCGGATTTAGCAAAATTATTATCTTGAAAAATAGTGGCCTTTGCTTGTGTAAATTGAAAACGACTATGTAGAGATGTTCTACATAGTCGTTTGAGCTTATAAATATGAGAAACCCTTATATAGACCGCTTCTACATCGGGGTTTGGACCAAAATCCCCGCAATCTTCCATGTAGGGAGGCTCTACTTCGACGTTTGGTCCATAAAACCTCGCAATTATCCACGTAGAATGTCTCTACTTTGAGGTTTGTGCCGAAAATCCCCGCAATCATCCACGTAGCCAAGCCTCAAACTCTATTCCAATGCCAGCCCTTTATCATCGATTGTGACCACGGGGTCCTTGATGACGCAGTCGATGTGGACACCGGCTTCGTTGGTGCCGCCGAAGGGTTTGTTGCTGCCGAAGGCGATATGTACGGTTCCATAGACCTTCTCATCTTCTAGGACGTTGCCAGTTAATCGCGCTTTTTTATTGGTGCCGATGCCAAATTCCGCGATGATTCGGCCGTTGCCGTCACCGAGTAATTGCAGTAACTGCTGTCCCTGTACGCCGCTGGCATCGATGAGCCTTCCGTTTTTTATGGTTAACAATACTGGTTCGCTAACGACACCAATTCCTGCAATCGAACCATCGACAAGAATCGTTCCATTGGCGGAATCTTCTAGCGGAGCGATATAGCTTTCACCGGAAGGGAGATTTCCGGACTCTCCTTTTTCGCGGAATACACCGGTACTCGGGATTCCTTTTCTTCCTTTGATTGAAAATGATAGTTTCGTATCTTCCTTCTCGATCGTAACAAGTTCCCCCGCCTCAAGCAGCTCACAATAAGAGGCGGTTAACTCTTCTACCTCCGCATAATCGGCCGTAATCGCACCTTCCTCAAGCATATCGATGGTTATTCCCGGCATGGTTGCGACACGCGCGCCGCAAGCGGAGGCTTCTTTTCGCGCTTTTGTATGGGTTAAAGAATGATGAGTAATGCACAGAACAACCTCCGCCGCTTTCATCGCTTCGGCAACCGGGCGCGGCGGTTCTTCTCCGGATTTTGTTCGCGTCGCCATTTTCATGACGATTGTTTCATTTCCTAAATGCGCACCTGCCTGGTCAAACACATCAGCAATTTCACTAGATTCCGAATCGGTCACAATCAGGATATGCTCATTTTCCTTCACGTGTAAATTATGATTCAAGATCGATTTGGCCACTTCAATTAATTCTTGCATAATACTCCCTCCAAGCCCCTGGTGTTATATTTATTAGCTATCCACTTCAACGTTATATTTTCAGCTTCAATTGATATCTTCGGATGACATCGCTTACTTCATCCCTTGTTTGTTGTAAAAGCGGAATATATTCTTGAATGTTTTCGTCCTTCATCCGGTACGTAGGGCCGGATACGGTTACAGAGCCAATAATCTCTCCTTTGTCAAACAAAGGAACGGCGATTGCAATCACTTCAGGCGTATATTCCCCCTGACTTAGCGCCCAGCCTTGCTCCTTAATTTTTTCCAATTCGGCACGGAGTGTGTCCGGATCCGTCATTGTCGTTTTCGTGTATTTCACCAATCCCCGCTCAACTACTGAATCAATAAACTCATCAGGCATGTACGCGAGAATGGTGCGATAAGAGGCACCGACATATAACGGCGCTCGGCTTCCCGCATATACAGAAAACTTCACTTTATTCTCCGGCTCGACCACATCAAGGGTCACTGCCTCATCCCGGTCTAAGATCGTCAAGAAGATTGACTCGCCGGTTTGATCCTTTAAGCGTTCAAGAATCGGGTGGATTAATTTTGTCACATTCAGGCTTTCGTACATAATCATGCCTAATTCCCATGTCGCGTAGCCTAATGAATATTTTTTTGTCTCTTTATCTTTTGATATAAATCTATTTTTTTCTAAGGTTTCGAGAATGCGATAAATATTGGTATGATTCAAGCCAAGTTCATTTGCTAGCTCTCGACCGCCCCATACCGGTCTTTCCTTTGTAAACATCATTAATACCTTTAGCGCTAGGTCTAAGGTTTTTAACATCTAGAAGTACGCCCCCCGCCCCATCCAAATTCCCTATTATTATTAGATAATGAAAATCTGGAAAAATCAATAGCTGTCACATGAATAAGCAGCTATCCTCTAACTTTAAAGGGAGTAAAAGTTAAAGAGAATAACTGCGCCAAAAGACCTAGGCGGCCTCAGCCAACAAAGCCGCCCGTATCTGAATTATTTTTCAAAAAGAAAATCCACTACCGCGGCAATATAGACCTTGGCACAACGAATAATATCTTCAACTTGAACGCGTTCATTGTATCCGTGAATCGTCGGTAAATAGGCCGGGCCGTATTGCAAAACAGGAATCTGATAATCCCTGAAGTGGCGGGCGTCACTGCTCGCCCATTGCATCACGCCATACGCCTCTTCGCCGGTGACAAAGCTAATATTATCGACAATCGCCTGGCATACAGGATCCTCAGCACTTGTATAATTGGCATGACTTCTGAATCCGAATGGACGAATTTCATAGCGGATGCCTAATTCATCGAGATTTTTCTTCAAATAAGCCGACACTTCATCACGGGTAATCCCGAATGGCAAACGGCAATCAACCTGCACCTTACAGCTTTCAGGGATGACATTGGATTTCGTTCCGCCTTGAATCGTGCCAATATTAACAGTCACTTTTTCAAGCACTGGCTGGAACTTCTCACGTTCCTTCTCCACCTCGCGCATATAGCGTTTGGAGACGTCGATTAACCCTTGAACTTCTTCCGGAATCTCAATGGTCAAATCCCAAAGCGTTCTGATTTTTTCAATCGCAGCAATCGCATCGGTGATGGCGTTATTGCCAGCGAGAGGTGACAAGCTGCCATGGCCCGGTTCCCCGAACACTTCAAGCTCGAACCAGTAAGAACCTTTTTGGCCGATGGTCGGATTCAAGCGGGAAGATGGCTCAGCAATCAAGGCGCCGTCTCCTTTAATCAGACCCTTTTCCAATAACCACGGAACACCGAATTCGCCGCCAGTTTCTTCATCCGGCACAATCGCGAGCGTGAGTTTCCCAGGGAGCTCAACGTCTAACCGTTTTAATAATGCAAAGACAAAAATTAATCCGGCAAGGCCTGCCTTCATATCGCTGGCGCCGCGGCCAAGCATCCAGCCATCCTTCACTTCTCCGGAAAAAGGATCAAAATCCCATTTGGACAAGTCGCCTGCAGGAACAACATCCGTGTGTCCGCAGTAGATTAATTCTTTCCCCTGATCGCTGCCGATACTGGAAAGCAGATTAAACATTTTCTCACTTGATTCGTGCCAGTCGGCATCAAGACCATATTGGCCAAGGTACTCTGTGATAAACTGAGAAATTTCTGTAGAGTCTCCCGGCGGATTTTCACTCGGAATCTTAATTAACGATCCGCAAAGTTCAATCAATTCATCCTTATGCGCTTCGACTTCATCAATCAACCGTTGTTTTAAGGCAGTTAGATCACTCATCCTGCAGTCACCTGATTTCCTTTTGTTTGTAAATGTGTCATTTTTCCATATAACTGCTCGAGGCGGGTAAATTCTGCTTCATCATAAAATGAACATTTCCCATCGCCGAACAATTTGGCCACCTCAATCACATAGCGGACCACCTGCTCCACATCCATTGGATGCGTTGCCCCGGTGCCGCAGCCGGCAACAGCGGTTTCCGTTGTAATCGCAATCCCGACAACCGGGCTCTTTGTTGCGACAGCGGGCTGAAGAATACTATTCACATGGTAAACGCCATTTCCGTAAGGGGTAATATCTTGTGTCGTAATCGGCAGGGTTACCGGCAGGCGGCCTGCTGATTGGGTATACACATGTAATAAATCCTGGCTGATTTTTAAAATATAGCCCTCTTTAACGGTCGGTGTAATGGCAAAGCCTTTATGATTGGTAATGATATTTCCTTTTGTCGTATCAATCGAAAGAATGGCATCCATTTCTTCCGTTACTTCATGCTGGTTCATCGCTAAGATGTCGACCGGTGAGTCCATAAACGGAACAGGGTCATGCGGCAAGGTTGGCGCTGTCGGGCAAATATGAGTTGTTAAAATGATATCTCCGTTTAAGCGGTCTCCTTTTCCAGTCATATCAAGGAGCTTCGCTGCAGCGGCCATACATGACAAGGCGCCGTCCCCATCAGACACAAAACCTTTTACCTCAGGACGGGCGCCAATTCCGCCGAGGCGTCCAATGACCCCAAGCGTTGGCGCATTTCCGCCATTTTGCTTCCCGTTTTCACCAGGAATGACAACTTTAATAAAATCAGTCGAGCCGGCTTTGCCTTCTACCGTTTGAACGGTCACCTGCCCAATTGTTGAAATCTCTTCCAGGTAGCTTTTAACATCCTCGCCGGTTACATGAATACTATCCATAATTTCTAAAACTTCCATAACATGTTTCAATGACATTCAAATTCCCTCCAATATTATGATTCGAAAAGATGGCAGGCCACTCGCTGCGCTGCCTCGTGCTGCTTCAACTCCGGTCTGGCCGTTTTGCAAATATCCATTGCATGCGGGCATCTTTGATGGAAATGACAGCCTGAAGGCGGATTAACGGGACTTGGCACATCCCCTTTTAATAGAATTCGTTCTTTCTTCTCATAAGGGCTTTCTTTCGGGATCGCCGACAGCAGCGCCTTTGTATACGGATGAAGCGGGTTTTCGTAAATTTCAGCAAAGGTGCCGATTTCGACGATTTTTCCGAGGTACATCACGGCAATTCTGTCACACATATAGCGGACCACATTTAAATCATGCGAGATAAAAATATAGGTTAAGTCAAATTGCTTCTGTAAATCTTTTAAGAGATTAATCACCTGTGCCTGGACGGATACATCCAAGGCCGAAACCGGCTCGTCACAGATAATCACATCCGGATTTAACGCAAGCGCACGGGCGATATTAATCCGCTGCCGCTGTCCCCCTGAAAATTCATGCGGGTAGCGGTCCGCGTGGTAGCTGCTTAAGCCCACCACTTCTAATAATTCTTGAACGCGCTTATTCCGCGATTGTTTATCGCCGACGTTATGAATTTCTAACGGTTCAGCAATTAACTGTTTAATCGTTTTTCTTGGGTCTAACGAGGCATACGGGTTCTGGAACACCATTTGAATTGATTTCCGAGATGCCCGAATTTCCTTCGTCCCCATCGATGCTAAATCCTGGCCTTTAAAAACAACCTTGCCGTCAGACGGGCGGATCAATTGGTTGATTAACCGAGCCATCGTTGATTTACCGCAGCCCGATTCCCCGACAATCCCCAGTGTTTCCCCGCGAAAGACTTCGAAACTGACGCCATCGACCGCTTTGACACTAAGCTTTGATTTTTTGAAAGGAAGCGGATCCTGGATCGGGAAATGCTTTTTTAAATTTTCTACTTTAATAATCGCCTCAGCCATGATACGCCTTCTCCTTTCTTTCAAGCCGTTCTTCCTCCGTTTGGAAATGGCAGGAAGTAAAATGGCCTTCCTCTACCTCAATCAGATTCGGTTTTTTCGAAAAACAAATATCCTGTGCATACGGACAGCGGTCGGCAAAATGGCAGCCGTTGATTTCCTGGCGCAAATCAGGCGGCGTTCCCGGGATAGCCGGCAGCTTCTGCTCATTTGCGATTTCACTAGAAATCTGGGAATCAAGTAATCCCCATGTATACGGATGGAGCGGGTTATCAAAAATCGTCTTCACACTGCCGGATTCAACGGTATTGCCGGCATACATGACAATGACCTTATCACACATTTCCCACACGACGCCGAGATCGTGGGTAATCATAATAATCGACGTATTAACCGTCTCCTGCAGATGCCGCATCAAATCAAGGATTTGTGCTTGAACGGTCACATCCAATGCCGTCGTTGGCTCATCGGCAATTAACAGCTTCGGATTACAGGCGAGGGCAATCGCAATCATCACCCGCTGCCGCATCCCGCCGGAAAATTCGTGGGGATACATATCGATGCGTTTTTCCGCTTCCGGAATACCGACCAGCTTCAACATGTCAATTGCGGCTTGCTTCGCTTCTTTTTTCGAGACCTTCCGGTGGGTGCGAATCGATTCGATGATTTGATTCCCAACGGTAAAGACAGGATTTAAACTTGTCATCGGATCCTGGAAAATCATTGAAATCTCATTGCCTCTGACTGCCCGCATCTCTTTTTCCGATAAAGCCAGCAGGTCCTTCCCGTCAAACATGATCTTCCCGCCGGCAATCTTTCCGGGCGGACTTGGGATCAAACGGAGCAAAGCCGTTGCCGTCACACTTTTTCCCGAACCGGACTCACCGACAATGCCGAGCGTTTCTTTTTTATTTAAGGTAAAACTCACACCGTTTACTGCTTTCACAACAGAAGACGAAGAGCGAAAATGCACTTCCAAGTCTTCCACCTTTAGTAAAAAATCTGTCATGCCTATCACCTCCAGCTTCTACACTTTCATTTTTGGATCCAGCGCATCGCGTAGACCGTCGCCGAACAAGTTAATGCCCAGCACGGTAACCAAAATCGCTAATCCGGAAAAAGTGGCCATATGCGGACTTAATACTAAGAAGTCCTTTCCATCTTTTAAAATACTTCCCCATGAGGCGGTTGGCGGCTGTACGCCGAGCCCCAAGAAGCTTAACGCTGCTTCTGAAATAATCGCACCGGCCACGCTCATCGTTCCATAGACAATTAGAGGGGCTAAGCAGTTTGGCAGAACATGTTGAAAAATAATCCGGCTGTTCGTTGCACCCAATGATTGGGTGACCTCAATGTATTCCTCTTCTTTCACACTGAGCACCTGTCCGCGCACGATTCTGGCAAATCCGGGAATATTGGCAATCCCAATCGCGATGATGACATTGACAAGACCCTGACCTAAAACAGTCATTAATGTAATGGCTAATAAGATAAACGGAAAAGCGAACAATCCATCCATCGTTCTCATGATAATCGAGTCAAGCCGGCCGCCGAAATAGCCGGAAACTAAACCAAGCAATGTGCCAAAAAAAGCACCAAAGACCACGGCGGAAATACCGACAATTAACGAAATTCTAGCCCCGAATACTAAACGGCTGAACAAATCTCTTCCATAGTTATCAGTTCCTAAAAGATGTCCGTCCGTTCCCGGAGTTACGAGTGAATTGACCACATCCATTTGATTGGGTGGATAAGGAGCAATCAATGGAGCGAAAATAGCAACGATGGTCATAAAAGCTGTGATGCCAAGGCCAATCGCCGCAAGCCGGTTGCGCAGCAACTTTTTCAATAGGCCTGCTTCTTTTTTGATCTTATTATTATTTGGTTTGCTTGATGATACTGCCGTTGGTGCTGAAGCCATTATTTGCCCCCTCCTTTGTTGGATGTTAAATTCACTCTTG encodes:
- a CDS encoding aminopeptidase, whose translation is MMQELIEVAKSILNHNLHVKENEHILIVTDSESSEIADVFDQAGAHLGNETIVMKMATRTKSGEEPPRPVAEAMKAAEVVLCITHHSLTHTKARKEASACGARVATMPGITIDMLEEGAITADYAEVEELTASYCELLEAGELVTIEKEDTKLSFSIKGRKGIPSTGVFREKGESGNLPSGESYIAPLEDSANGTILVDGSIAGIGVVSEPVLLTIKNGRLIDASGVQGQQLLQLLGDGNGRIIAEFGIGTNKKARLTGNVLEDEKVYGTVHIAFGSNKPFGGTNEAGVHIDCVIKDPVVTIDDKGLALE
- a CDS encoding IclR family transcriptional regulator encodes the protein MLKTLDLALKVLMMFTKERPVWGGRELANELGLNHTNIYRILETLEKNRFISKDKETKKYSLGYATWELGMIMYESLNVTKLIHPILERLKDQTGESIFLTILDRDEAVTLDVVEPENKVKFSVYAGSRAPLYVGASYRTILAYMPDEFIDSVVERGLVKYTKTTMTDPDTLRAELEKIKEQGWALSQGEYTPEVIAIAVPLFDKGEIIGSVTVSGPTYRMKDENIQEYIPLLQQTRDEVSDVIRRYQLKLKI
- a CDS encoding M20 family metallopeptidase, with protein sequence MSDLTALKQRLIDEVEAHKDELIELCGSLIKIPSENPPGDSTEISQFITEYLGQYGLDADWHESSEKMFNLLSSIGSDQGKELIYCGHTDVVPAGDLSKWDFDPFSGEVKDGWMLGRGASDMKAGLAGLIFVFALLKRLDVELPGKLTLAIVPDEETGGEFGVPWLLEKGLIKGDGALIAEPSSRLNPTIGQKGSYWFELEVFGEPGHGSLSPLAGNNAITDAIAAIEKIRTLWDLTIEIPEEVQGLIDVSKRYMREVEKEREKFQPVLEKVTVNIGTIQGGTKSNVIPESCKVQVDCRLPFGITRDEVSAYLKKNLDELGIRYEIRPFGFRSHANYTSAEDPVCQAIVDNISFVTGEEAYGVMQWASSDARHFRDYQIPVLQYGPAYLPTIHGYNERVQVEDIIRCAKVYIAAVVDFLFEK
- a CDS encoding DUF1177 domain-containing protein, which translates into the protein MSLKHVMEVLEIMDSIHVTGEDVKSYLEEISTIGQVTVQTVEGKAGSTDFIKVVIPGENGKQNGGNAPTLGVIGRLGGIGARPEVKGFVSDGDGALSCMAAAAKLLDMTGKGDRLNGDIILTTHICPTAPTLPHDPVPFMDSPVDILAMNQHEVTEEMDAILSIDTTKGNIITNHKGFAITPTVKEGYILKISQDLLHVYTQSAGRLPVTLPITTQDITPYGNGVYHVNSILQPAVATKSPVVGIAITTETAVAGCGTGATHPMDVEQVVRYVIEVAKLFGDGKCSFYDEAEFTRLEQLYGKMTHLQTKGNQVTAG
- a CDS encoding ABC transporter ATP-binding protein, which encodes MAEAIIKVENLKKHFPIQDPLPFKKSKLSVKAVDGVSFEVFRGETLGIVGESGCGKSTMARLINQLIRPSDGKVVFKGQDLASMGTKEIRASRKSIQMVFQNPYASLDPRKTIKQLIAEPLEIHNVGDKQSRNKRVQELLEVVGLSSYHADRYPHEFSGGQRQRINIARALALNPDVIICDEPVSALDVSVQAQVINLLKDLQKQFDLTYIFISHDLNVVRYMCDRIAVMYLGKIVEIGTFAEIYENPLHPYTKALLSAIPKESPYEKKERILLKGDVPSPVNPPSGCHFHQRCPHAMDICKTARPELKQHEAAQRVACHLFES
- a CDS encoding ABC transporter ATP-binding protein, coding for MTDFLLKVEDLEVHFRSSSSVVKAVNGVSFTLNKKETLGIVGESGSGKSVTATALLRLIPSPPGKIAGGKIMFDGKDLLALSEKEMRAVRGNEISMIFQDPMTSLNPVFTVGNQIIESIRTHRKVSKKEAKQAAIDMLKLVGIPEAEKRIDMYPHEFSGGMRQRVMIAIALACNPKLLIADEPTTALDVTVQAQILDLMRHLQETVNTSIIMITHDLGVVWEMCDKVIVMYAGNTVESGSVKTIFDNPLHPYTWGLLDSQISSEIANEQKLPAIPGTPPDLRQEINGCHFADRCPYAQDICFSKKPNLIEVEEGHFTSCHFQTEEERLERKEKAYHG
- a CDS encoding ABC transporter permease; this translates as MASAPTAVSSSKPNNNKIKKEAGLLKKLLRNRLAAIGLGITAFMTIVAIFAPLIAPYPPNQMDVVNSLVTPGTDGHLLGTDNYGRDLFSRLVFGARISLIVGISAVVFGAFFGTLLGLVSGYFGGRLDSIIMRTMDGLFAFPFILLAITLMTVLGQGLVNVIIAIGIANIPGFARIVRGQVLSVKEEEYIEVTQSLGATNSRIIFQHVLPNCLAPLIVYGTMSVAGAIISEAALSFLGLGVQPPTASWGSILKDGKDFLVLSPHMATFSGLAILVTVLGINLFGDGLRDALDPKMKV